One genomic window of Medicago truncatula cultivar Jemalong A17 chromosome 1, MtrunA17r5.0-ANR, whole genome shotgun sequence includes the following:
- the LOC25482361 gene encoding ATP-dependent zinc metalloprotease FTSH 11, chloroplastic/mitochondrial produces the protein MATLQASLLSKPLLFPFLIPNPYHSTLLKPHHFNPTRLHPRVPFTPLLCTFQPDTTLPHSEPNPEPISDSPNPESVTILDSNSSNESNSRFESVDEEKVESVEKKDGRLPIVVFLIGLWVRAKEGLKRAFSKLVDWWPFWRQEKRLAKLITEADANRLDAAKQTALFVELNKHSPESVIKRFEERDRAVDSRGVAEYLRALVVTNAIAEYLPDEESGKPSGIPTLLQELKQRASGNIDETFLNPGISEKQPLHVVMVDQKVSNKSRFTQELISTILFTVAVGLVWFMGAAALQKYIGSLGGFGSSGVGSSSSYTPKELNKEVMPEKNVKTFKDVKGCDDAKQELEEVVEYLKNPAKFTRLGGKLPKGILLTGAPGTGKTLLAKAIAGEAGVPFFYRAGSEFEEMFVGVGARRVRSLFQAAKKKAPCIIFIDEIDAVGSTRKQWEGHTKKTLHQLLVEMDGFEQNEGIILMAATNLPDILDPALTRPGRFDRHIVVPNPDVRGRQEILELYLHDKPTADNVDIKAIARGTPGFNGADLANLVNIAAIKAAVEGAEKLTASQLEFAKDRIIMGTERKTMFVSEESKKLTAYHESGHAIVALNTDGAHPIHKATIMPRGSALGMVTQLPSSDETSISKKQLLARLDVCMGGRVAEELIFGRDNVTTGASSDLQSATELAQYMVSSCGMSDTIGPIHIKERPSSEMQSRIDAEVVKLLRDAYDRVKALLKKHEKALHTLANALLESETLSAEEIRRLLLPYREGKLPEQQEQEEAEGDLVLA, from the exons cttctctctaaacCTCTTCTCTTCCCATTCCTCATTCCTAATCCTTACCACTCTACTCTTCTTAAACCTCATCACTTTAATCCCACGCGCCTCCACCCGCGCGTTCCCTTCACTCCCCTTCTCTGCACTTTTCAACCCGATACTACACTTCCCCACTCCGAACCTAATCCCGAACCTATCTCCGATTCTCCTAATCCCGAGTCTGTTACGATTCTCGATTCAAATTCTTCGAATGAATCGAATTCGAGATTTGAAAGTGTTGATGAAGAGAAGGTGGAGAGTGTGGAGAAGAAGGATGGGAGATTACCGATAGTGGTGTTTTTGATTGGACTATGGGTGAGAGCGAAAGAAGGATTGAAGAGGGCGTTTTCGAAATTGGTTGATTGGTGGCCATTTTGGAGGCAGGAGAAACGGTTGGCCAAGTTGATTACCGAGGCTGATGCGAATCGGTTGGATGCTGCTAAGCAGACTGCGCTTTTTGTTGAGCTTAATAAGCACAG tcCTGAGTCTGTGATAAAGAGGTTTGAAGAAAGGGACAGAGCTGTGGACAGTAGAGGAGTGGCAGAATATCTTCGAGCACTAGTGGTCACTAATGCTATTGCAGAATATCTTCCTGATGAGGAATCTGGAAAACCTTCTGGAATTCCTACCTTG TTGCAAGAGTTGAAACAGCGGGCATCAGGGAACATAGATGAGACTTTTCTCAACCCTGGAATATCTGAGAAGCAGCCGTTGCATGTGGTTATG GTTGATCAGAAAGTATCAAACAAATCACGTTTCACACAAGAGCTTATCTCAACTATTTTGTTTACTGTAGCTGTTGGATTGGTCTG GTTTATGGGTGCTGCTGCACTTCAAAAATACATTGGAAGCTTGGGTGGGTTTGGTTCTTCAGGTGTTGGTTCAAGCTCATCTTATACGCCAAAGGAGCTAAACAAGGAAGTAATGCCAGAAAAG AATGTAAAAACTTTTAAGGATGTGAAAGGTTGTGATGATGCAAAGCAAGAACTTGAGGAAGTTGTGGAGTACCTAAAAAATCCAGCTAAATTTACTCGCCTTGGAGGAAAGTTGCCAAAG GGGATTCTTCTGACAGGGGCACCTGGAACTGGAAAAACTCTGCTAGCCAAG GCTATTGCTGGAGAAGCCGGTGTTCCATTTTTCTATCGTGCTGGTTCGGAATTTGAGGAGAT GTTTGTTGGAGTTGGTGCTCGTCGTGTAAGATCGTTATTTCAAGCAGCCAAAAAGAAG GCTCCTTGCATTATTTTCATTGATGAAATTGATGCTGTTGGATCAACTAGGAAACAGTGGGAGGGCCACACCAAGAAGACATTACACCAACTTCTTGTTGAAATGGATGGGTTTGAGCAGAATGAG GGAATAATATTAATGGCTGCAACAAACTTGCCTGATATTCTTGATCCAGCTCTAACGAGGCCTGGTAGATTTGATCGACAT ATTGTTGTACCAAATCCAGATGTACGTGGTCGGCAAGAAATATTGGAACTCTACCTGCATGATAAACCTACAGCCGATAATGTAGATATTAAAGCAATAGCCCGTGGTACCCCAGGATTCAATGGGGCAG ATCTGGCAAACCTGGTGAACATTGCTGCTATTAAAGCTGCGGTTGAAGGTGCAGAGAAATTAACAGCTTCTCAGTTGGAGTTTGCAAAAGACAGAATAATCATGGGTACAGAGCGAAAAACAATGTTTGTATCGGAGGAGTCAAAAAAG CTTACTGCTTATCATGAGAGCGGCCATGCAATTGTTGCCCTTAATACCGACGGTGCACATCCAATTCACAAGGCAACAATCATGCCCCGTGGATCTGCTTTAGGAATGGTTACTCAGCTTCCCTCAAGTGATGAAACATCAATAAGTAAGAAGCAGTTGTTAGCTCGTCTTGATGTTTGTATGGGAGGACGAGTTGCAGAAGAACTTATCTTTGGTCGGGATAATGTCACAACTGGAGCTAGTAGTGATCTTCAATCAGCTACCGAGCTTGCGCAATACATG GTATCAAGTTGTGGGATGAGTGATACAATCGGACCAATTCATATAAAGGAGAGACCAAGTTCTGAAATGCAGTCACGTATTGATGCAGAG GTTGTTAAACTCCTTAGAGATGCATATGATCGTGTGAAAGCTCTTCTGAAAAAG caCGAGAAGGCATTACATACGCTGGCAAATGCATTATTAGAGTCTGAGACACTTAGTGCAGAAGAAATCAGACGATTACTTCTCCCGTATCGGGAAGGAAAACTTCCAGAACAACAGGAACAAGAAGAAGCAGAAGGGGATCTTGTATTGGCGTAA
- the LOC25482360 gene encoding abscisic acid receptor PYL8 yields the protein MNGIGSGNGRFSNMEMEYIRRHHRQQPGHNQCASALVKHIRAPVPQVWSLVRRFDQPQKYKPFVRRCVVRGNLEIGSLREVDVKSGLPATTSTERLEVLDDNEHVLSIRIIGGDHRLTNYSSVMSLHPEIIDGRPGTLVIESFVVDIPDGNTKDETCYFVEAVIKCNLKSLADVSEGIALQDRTEPIDRV from the exons ATGAATGGAATTGGAAGTGGGAATGGAAGGTTTAGTAATATGGAGATGGAATATATAAGAAGACATCACCGGCAGCAGCCTGGACATAATCAGTGTGCTTCTGCTCTTGTTAAGCATATTAGAGCACCGGTTCCTCAG GTATGGTCCTTGGTAAGAAGGTTCGATCAGCCGCAGAAGTACAAACCCTTTGTAAGGAGATGTGTTGTAAGGGGAAACCTTGAGATTGGAAGTCTTAGAGAAGTTGATGTTAAGTCAGGGCTTCCTGCTACCACAAGTACAGAAAGACTCGAAGTCCTTGATGACAATGAACATGTTCTCAGTATCAGGATTATTGGTGGTGATCATCGACTTACG AACTATTCGTCGGTGATGTCTCTCCACCCTGAAATTATTGACGGAAGGCCAGGAACACTAGTAATTGAATCTTTTGTGGTGGATATACCTGACGGGAACACCAAAGACGAGACCTGCTACTTCGTTGAAGCGGTTATTAAGTGCAATCTCAAATCACTTGCCGATGTCTCAGAAGGAATAGCTTTGCAAGACCGCACCGAACCAATTGATCGGGTATAG